From one Heptranchias perlo isolate sHepPer1 chromosome X, sHepPer1.hap1, whole genome shotgun sequence genomic stretch:
- the LOC137307229 gene encoding matrix metalloproteinase-19-like isoform X2 translates to MDKPAEKSDKPVEQWEDFMEALRSLQSMFGLPTTGALDRDTLEIMRQPRCGVEDTVNHKILKFSILGRWRRKHLTYRILNYTPDMTRSEVGKAIQTAFKYWSDVTPLTFQAIKSGRADITIRFARGSHGDNVRFDGPGRTLAHAFTPEDGRAHFDEDETWTEGTNRGTNLRLVAAHEIGHVLGLGHSKIDSALMAPLYPGYNPFFKLHSDDIKGIQALYGKREADSESIIVVPPNITTSVAPNFTTSMPPTSGKPDPCMADLDAFILSSSQKGYAFKGDYVWIVSDYYGAGNPIKINRLWKELPGNLDAAVHSQYTGRTYFFKGDKMWRYRNFVLQKGFPKSVTLYDLPPNPEAAFQWKGNRQIFIFKGDGYWQWNENRWNDLSSYPKKIRNLFTRAPSNLDAAITWKNGKIYLFRGDQYWRVNNQLIAETGYPKSKSKVWMQCL, encoded by the exons ATGGATAAACCAGCTGAGAAGTCTGACAAACCAGTGGAACAGTGGGAGGACTTCATGGAAGCCCTCAG GTCTTTGCAGTCGATGTTCGGCCTGCCCACCACTGGAGCTTTGGACAGAGACACGCTGGAAATTATGAGGCAGCCCAGATGTGGAGTGGAGGACACTGTCAATCACAAGATTCTAAAGTTTTCCATTTTAG GTCGCTGGCGGAGAAAACATTTAACATATCGAATCTTAAACTACACACCAGACATGACTCGTAGTGAGGTCGGAAAAGCCATACAAACAGCATTCAAGTACTGGAGTGATGTCACTCCCCTCACTTTTCAAGCAATCAAGAGTGGACGAGCTGACATTACGATCCGTTTTGCTCGGGGAAGCCATGGAGATAACGTGCGATTCGATGGGCCAG GTCGGACCCTCGCACATGCTTTTACCCCTGAGGATGGGCGGGCCCATTTTGATGAAGATGAGACCTGGACAGAAGGAACAAATCGAGGGACAAACCTGAGGTTGGTTGCAGCCCATGAGATTGGACATGTCCTCGGACTAGGCCATTCCAAGATCGACAGTGCCCTAATGGCACCACTGTACCCTGGGTATAACCCATTTTTCAAGCTACACTCAGATGACataaagggaatacaagctttaTATG GTAAACGAGAGGCAGACAGCGAGTCAATCATCGTGGTGCCACCAAACATCACCACATCAGTGGCACCAAACTTCACCACATCAATGCCACCGACCAGCGGGAAACCAGATCCCTGCATGGCAGACCTCGACGCCTTCATTCTCA GTTCAAGCCAGAAAGGGTATGCTTTCAAGGGCGATTACGTTTGGATCGTTAGTGATTACTATGGTGCTGGAAATCCCATAAAAATCAACAGACTGTGGAAGGAATTACCTGGAAATCTGGATGCTGCCGTCCACTCACAGTACACAGGGAGAACGTACTTCTTTAAAG GTGATAAAATGTGGAGATACAGAAACTTTGTTCTGCAAAAAGGATTTCCAAAATCAGTGACACTTTATGATCTGCCTCCTAACCCAGAGGCTGCCTTCCAGTGGAAGGGCAACAGACAGATTTTCATTTTTAAG GGCGATGGCTACTGGCAGTGGAATGAAAACAGGTGGAACGACCTCAGCAGTTATCCAAAGAAAATTAGGAACCTGTTCACCAGAGCTCCATCAAACCTTGATGCTGCAATCACTTGGAAAAATGGCAAGATTTACTTGTTCAGGGGGGATCAATACTGGCGTGTCAACAATCAGTTAATAGCAGAAACAGGATATCCAAAGAGCAAATCCAAGGTTTGGATGCAGTGTTTGTAA
- the LOC137307229 gene encoding matrix metalloproteinase-19-like isoform X1: MMFDVRVCLRLGILSTLLLHSLSAAIPLDLEEQEAMNYLVTYGYMDKPAEKSDKPVEQWEDFMEALRSLQSMFGLPTTGALDRDTLEIMRQPRCGVEDTVNHKILKFSILGRWRRKHLTYRILNYTPDMTRSEVGKAIQTAFKYWSDVTPLTFQAIKSGRADITIRFARGSHGDNVRFDGPGRTLAHAFTPEDGRAHFDEDETWTEGTNRGTNLRLVAAHEIGHVLGLGHSKIDSALMAPLYPGYNPFFKLHSDDIKGIQALYGKREADSESIIVVPPNITTSVAPNFTTSMPPTSGKPDPCMADLDAFILSSSQKGYAFKGDYVWIVSDYYGAGNPIKINRLWKELPGNLDAAVHSQYTGRTYFFKGDKMWRYRNFVLQKGFPKSVTLYDLPPNPEAAFQWKGNRQIFIFKGDGYWQWNENRWNDLSSYPKKIRNLFTRAPSNLDAAITWKNGKIYLFRGDQYWRVNNQLIAETGYPKSKSKVWMQCL, encoded by the exons ATGATGTTTGATGTGAGAGTCTGTCTGCGCCTCGGAATTCTCTCCACCCTGCTACTGCACTCTCTGTCTGCTGCCATACCCTTGGACTTGGAGGAGCAAGAGGCGATG AATTACCTGGTGACGTACGGCTATATGGATAAACCAGCTGAGAAGTCTGACAAACCAGTGGAACAGTGGGAGGACTTCATGGAAGCCCTCAG GTCTTTGCAGTCGATGTTCGGCCTGCCCACCACTGGAGCTTTGGACAGAGACACGCTGGAAATTATGAGGCAGCCCAGATGTGGAGTGGAGGACACTGTCAATCACAAGATTCTAAAGTTTTCCATTTTAG GTCGCTGGCGGAGAAAACATTTAACATATCGAATCTTAAACTACACACCAGACATGACTCGTAGTGAGGTCGGAAAAGCCATACAAACAGCATTCAAGTACTGGAGTGATGTCACTCCCCTCACTTTTCAAGCAATCAAGAGTGGACGAGCTGACATTACGATCCGTTTTGCTCGGGGAAGCCATGGAGATAACGTGCGATTCGATGGGCCAG GTCGGACCCTCGCACATGCTTTTACCCCTGAGGATGGGCGGGCCCATTTTGATGAAGATGAGACCTGGACAGAAGGAACAAATCGAGGGACAAACCTGAGGTTGGTTGCAGCCCATGAGATTGGACATGTCCTCGGACTAGGCCATTCCAAGATCGACAGTGCCCTAATGGCACCACTGTACCCTGGGTATAACCCATTTTTCAAGCTACACTCAGATGACataaagggaatacaagctttaTATG GTAAACGAGAGGCAGACAGCGAGTCAATCATCGTGGTGCCACCAAACATCACCACATCAGTGGCACCAAACTTCACCACATCAATGCCACCGACCAGCGGGAAACCAGATCCCTGCATGGCAGACCTCGACGCCTTCATTCTCA GTTCAAGCCAGAAAGGGTATGCTTTCAAGGGCGATTACGTTTGGATCGTTAGTGATTACTATGGTGCTGGAAATCCCATAAAAATCAACAGACTGTGGAAGGAATTACCTGGAAATCTGGATGCTGCCGTCCACTCACAGTACACAGGGAGAACGTACTTCTTTAAAG GTGATAAAATGTGGAGATACAGAAACTTTGTTCTGCAAAAAGGATTTCCAAAATCAGTGACACTTTATGATCTGCCTCCTAACCCAGAGGCTGCCTTCCAGTGGAAGGGCAACAGACAGATTTTCATTTTTAAG GGCGATGGCTACTGGCAGTGGAATGAAAACAGGTGGAACGACCTCAGCAGTTATCCAAAGAAAATTAGGAACCTGTTCACCAGAGCTCCATCAAACCTTGATGCTGCAATCACTTGGAAAAATGGCAAGATTTACTTGTTCAGGGGGGATCAATACTGGCGTGTCAACAATCAGTTAATAGCAGAAACAGGATATCCAAAGAGCAAATCCAAGGTTTGGATGCAGTGTTTGTAA